The proteins below come from a single Streptococcus hyointestinalis genomic window:
- a CDS encoding PTS sugar transporter subunit IIA produces the protein MDLKTAFIENNSIRLGLTAKDWQEAVKLSVDPLIESGAVLPEYYDAIIASTKEHGPYYILTPGMAMPHARPEAGVQRDAFSLITLTEPVTFTDGKEVSVLLTLAATSSAIHASVAIPQIIALFELDNAIDRLLACKTPEDVLALVDESKNSPYLEGFDFD, from the coding sequence ATGGATTTAAAAACAGCATTTATTGAAAACAACTCAATTCGCCTTGGTTTGACAGCAAAAGATTGGCAAGAAGCGGTAAAATTATCTGTTGATCCGTTGATTGAAAGCGGTGCCGTTCTTCCAGAATACTACGATGCTATCATCGCTTCTACAAAAGAACATGGTCCTTACTACATCTTGACACCTGGTATGGCAATGCCTCACGCTCGTCCAGAAGCTGGTGTACAACGTGATGCCTTTTCATTGATTACATTGACAGAGCCTGTGACCTTCACAGATGGTAAAGAAGTATCTGTTCTATTGACTCTTGCTGCAACAAGCTCAGCTATTCACGCATCAGTAGCTATCCCACAAATCATTGCCTTGTTTGAATTGGACAATGCTATTGACCGTCTGCTTGCTTGCAAGACTCCTGAAGATGTACTTGCTCTTGTTGACGAATCTAAAAACAGCCCATATCTTGAAGGCTTTGACTTTGACTAA
- a CDS encoding PTS sugar transporter subunit IIB, whose amino-acid sequence MVKVLTACGNGMGSSMVIKMKVENALRQLGVTNIESASCSVGEAKGLASGYDIVVASNHLIHELDGRTNGKLIGLDNLMDDNEIKTKLEAALS is encoded by the coding sequence ATGGTTAAAGTACTTACAGCATGCGGAAACGGTATGGGTTCATCAATGGTTATCAAAATGAAAGTCGAAAACGCTCTTCGTCAATTAGGTGTTACAAATATTGAATCAGCATCTTGTTCAGTTGGTGAAGCAAAAGGTTTGGCTTCAGGATACGACATCGTTGTTGCATCTAACCACCTTATCCATGAATTGGATGGACGTACAAATGGCAAACTTATCGGACTTGACAACCTCATGGACGATAATGAAATCAAAACAAAACTAGAAGCTGCTCTTTCATAA
- a CDS encoding PTS ascorbate transporter subunit IIC, which translates to MDFLMDILNWFSQNILQKPAFFVGLLVLIGYALLKKPWYDVFAGFVKATVGYMILDVAAGGLVSTFRPILTALNYKFNIGAAVIDPYFGLTAANEKIAEEFPKFVGVATSALLVGFFVNILLVALRKITKVRTLFITGHIMVQQAATITVMVLLIKPFQVNELVATLAVGLVCGLYWAVSSNMTVEPTQRLTGGGGFAIGHQQQFAIWFVDKVAPKLGKKEENLDNLKLPTFLNIFHDTVVASATLMLVFFGAILFVLGPDIMSNAEVITSGTLYNPEKQAFFMYVLQTAFTFSVYLFILMQGVRMFVGELTNAFQGISNKLLPGSFPAVDVAAAFGFGSPSAVLFGFATGLIGQLITIVLLIVFKNPVLIITGFVPVFFDNAAIAVYADKRGGWKAALTLSFISGVIQVAFGAIAVSLLGLVGGYHGNIDLDIPWVPFAYLFKYLGVIGYVLVCLFLLIIPQLQFAKAKDKEAYYRGEAQGE; encoded by the coding sequence ATGGATTTCCTTATGGACATTCTCAATTGGTTCTCGCAAAACATTCTGCAGAAACCAGCCTTCTTCGTTGGTCTCTTGGTTTTGATAGGATACGCATTACTTAAAAAACCTTGGTATGATGTTTTTGCTGGATTTGTAAAAGCAACGGTTGGTTACATGATTTTGGATGTAGCTGCTGGAGGATTGGTTAGCACTTTCCGTCCAATCTTAACGGCTTTGAACTACAAGTTTAACATCGGTGCGGCGGTTATCGACCCTTACTTTGGTTTGACAGCTGCTAACGAAAAAATTGCAGAAGAATTTCCAAAATTTGTCGGCGTTGCTACATCGGCTTTATTGGTAGGGTTCTTCGTTAACATCTTACTGGTTGCACTTCGTAAGATTACAAAAGTTCGTACCCTTTTCATCACAGGTCACATCATGGTACAACAAGCTGCGACAATCACTGTTATGGTGCTTCTCATTAAGCCTTTCCAAGTCAATGAATTGGTTGCTACTCTAGCTGTTGGTCTTGTCTGTGGTCTTTATTGGGCAGTCAGCTCAAACATGACTGTTGAGCCAACACAACGTCTAACTGGTGGTGGTGGATTTGCCATCGGTCACCAACAACAATTTGCGATTTGGTTTGTTGACAAAGTCGCACCAAAACTTGGTAAGAAAGAAGAAAACCTTGATAACCTCAAGTTACCTACTTTCTTGAACATCTTCCACGATACAGTTGTAGCGTCTGCAACACTTATGCTTGTCTTCTTTGGAGCTATTCTCTTCGTCTTAGGTCCAGACATCATGTCAAATGCAGAAGTCATCACATCAGGAACGCTTTACAATCCTGAAAAACAAGCCTTCTTCATGTATGTGCTTCAAACAGCCTTCACCTTCTCAGTTTACCTCTTCATCTTGATGCAAGGTGTACGTATGTTCGTTGGTGAATTGACAAATGCCTTCCAAGGTATCTCAAACAAACTGCTTCCTGGTTCATTCCCAGCGGTCGACGTTGCAGCAGCCTTTGGTTTTGGTTCTCCAAGTGCCGTGCTCTTCGGTTTTGCAACTGGTCTTATCGGTCAATTGATTACAATCGTTCTCTTGATTGTCTTTAAAAACCCTGTTCTTATCATCACTGGTTTCGTTCCTGTATTCTTTGACAATGCGGCAATCGCAGTTTACGCAGACAAACGTGGTGGTTGGAAAGCAGCACTCACACTATCCTTCATCTCAGGTGTTATTCAAGTTGCCTTTGGTGCTATCGCCGTTAGCCTTCTAGGTCTTGTCGGTGGTTACCACGGAAACATCGACTTGGATATTCCATGGGTACCATTTGCTTACCTCTTCAAATACCTCGGTGTTATTGGTTATGTATTGGTTTGCTTGTTCTTGCTTATCATTCCACAACTTCAATTTGCAAAAGCAAAAGACAAGGAAGCTTACTACCGTGGTGAAGCTCAAGGGGAATAA
- the ezrA gene encoding septation ring formation regulator EzrA, with protein sequence MSSGLILLLVAIVLIVIVAYLAGVIIRKRNESLISTLDERKQALLDLPVQDEIDSVQELHLIGQSQTTFREWSQKWSDVSKNVFPEIEAHTLEAESLNDTFNFIKAKHEIDNADSQLNLVEEDIAAIREALSILKEQEEKNSARVTHALDLYELLQKNIKENEDNFGTTMPEIEKQLSNIEAEFSQFVTLNSTGDPMEASEVLDRAEEHTIALGQISEQIPAIVAKLEDDFPDQLDDLENGYRHLLEANYHFPEKDIEARFQEVRDDVRANSFELVTLDLDRAREENESIQAKIDSLYQLFEREIEAQKVAKRDSKRLPNYLTHAKENTTKLEKEIRRLSVRYILAENNNLTVRPFVRELEAIERDVMPSVESFAQAEKPFSELQVLFDKALKKLGEVEDEQMDLYHEIKDLEKIEVVARKNVDDYINRLHVIKRFMEKRNLPGIPQDFMSLFFTTSSQLEALMDELSRERIDIMAVSRLSEVATNAIHNLEGSAYQVVQDAVLTEQLLQYSNRYRSFEPSIQQSFEHALRLFEVDNNYAASFDEISNALELVEPGVTERFVSSYEKTRERIFL encoded by the coding sequence ATGTCTAGCGGACTTATCTTGCTGCTGGTGGCTATTGTCCTGATCGTGATAGTAGCTTATCTGGCAGGAGTGATTATACGTAAGCGTAACGAATCACTCATCTCTACCCTTGATGAGCGCAAGCAAGCTCTACTTGATTTGCCAGTTCAAGACGAAATTGACTCGGTACAAGAACTCCATCTTATAGGTCAAAGTCAGACGACTTTTAGAGAGTGGAGTCAGAAATGGTCAGACGTTTCTAAAAATGTCTTTCCAGAAATTGAAGCACATACCTTAGAAGCTGAAAGTTTAAACGATACGTTTAACTTCATTAAGGCAAAGCATGAAATTGATAACGCTGATAGCCAGCTTAACCTTGTCGAAGAGGATATTGCAGCTATTCGTGAAGCGCTCTCTATCCTAAAAGAGCAGGAAGAGAAAAACAGTGCACGTGTGACCCATGCGCTTGACTTGTATGAGTTGCTTCAAAAAAATATCAAAGAAAATGAAGACAATTTTGGTACAACCATGCCAGAAATTGAAAAACAATTGAGCAATATCGAAGCGGAGTTTTCACAGTTTGTGACTTTGAACTCGACTGGAGATCCGATGGAAGCTTCGGAGGTGCTAGATCGTGCTGAGGAGCACACCATTGCTCTTGGTCAGATTTCTGAGCAGATTCCAGCTATTGTCGCTAAACTTGAGGATGATTTTCCTGATCAACTGGATGACTTGGAAAATGGCTATAGACATCTTCTTGAAGCGAATTATCATTTCCCTGAAAAGGATATTGAGGCACGTTTCCAAGAGGTGCGTGATGATGTCAGAGCCAATAGTTTTGAGCTTGTAACGTTAGACCTTGACCGTGCTCGTGAGGAAAATGAAAGCATTCAAGCTAAGATTGACTCGCTCTATCAACTGTTTGAGCGTGAAATCGAAGCCCAAAAAGTAGCGAAGCGTGATAGCAAGCGTCTACCAAATTACTTGACCCACGCTAAGGAAAACACGACAAAACTGGAAAAAGAAATCCGTCGCTTGTCTGTTCGCTATATCTTAGCAGAAAATAACAATCTGACTGTTCGTCCTTTTGTGCGTGAGTTAGAAGCGATTGAGCGTGATGTTATGCCGTCTGTGGAGTCGTTTGCCCAAGCAGAAAAGCCATTTTCAGAGTTGCAAGTGCTCTTTGATAAAGCCTTAAAAAAATTAGGTGAAGTGGAAGATGAACAGATGGATCTCTACCATGAGATTAAGGATTTGGAAAAAATCGAAGTGGTTGCTCGCAAGAACGTAGACGACTATATCAATCGTCTTCATGTCATCAAGCGTTTCATGGAAAAGCGCAATCTTCCAGGAATTCCTCAAGATTTTATGAGCCTCTTCTTTACAACAAGCTCGCAATTAGAAGCTCTGATGGATGAGCTGAGCCGTGAGCGTATTGATATCATGGCGGTGAGTCGTCTGTCTGAGGTCGCTACCAATGCTATTCATAATCTTGAAGGCTCTGCTTATCAGGTCGTGCAAGACGCTGTGCTTACAGAGCAATTGCTCCAATACTCAAACCGTTACCGTAGCTTTGAGCCTAGTATCCAACAAAGCTTTGAGCATGCGCTTAGACTCTTTGAGGTGGACAATAACTATGCGGCGTCCTTTGACGAGATTTCAAATGCGCTTGAGTTAGTTGAGCCGGGCGTAACAGAGCGTTTTGTTAGCTCTTATGAGAAAACACGTGAAAGAATATTCCTATAA
- the gyrB gene encoding DNA topoisomerase (ATP-hydrolyzing) subunit B, with protein MAEEKNLEERAQEYNASQIQVLEGLEAVRMRPGMYIGSTSSEGLHHLVWEIVDNSIDEALAGFATHIEVIIEPDDSITVIDDGRGIPVDIQEKTGRPAVETVFTVLHAGGKFGGGGYKVSGGLHGVGSSVVNALSTQLDVRVYKNGHIHFQEYRRGQVVADLAVIGETDRTGTTVHFTPDSAIFTETTTYDFDKLAKRVQELAFLNRGLRISITDKREGKEQTKSFHYEGGIASYVSFINENKELIFKDPIYTDGEMDGITVEVAMQYTTSYHETIMSFANNIHTHEGGTHEQGFRTALTRVINDYAKKNKLLKENDDNLTGEDVREGLTAVISVKHPNPQFEGQTKTKLGNSEVVKITNRLFSDAFSRFLLENPQIAKKIVEKGILASKARIAAKRAREVTRKKSGLEISNLPGKLADCSSNDASQNELFIVEGDSAGGSAKSGRNREFQAILPIRGKILNVEKASMDKILANDEIRSLFTAMGTGFGADFDVSKARYHKLVIMTDADVDGAHIRTLLLTLIYRFMRPVLEAGYVYIAQPPIYGVKVGSEIKEYIQPGGNQEQELQAAIERYSSGRSKPTVQRYKGLGEMDDHQLWATTMDPEHRLMARVSVDDAAEADKIFDMLMGDRVEPRREFIEENAVYSTLDI; from the coding sequence ATGGCAGAAGAAAAAAATTTAGAAGAACGTGCACAAGAGTATAACGCTAGCCAGATTCAAGTTCTAGAAGGACTTGAGGCTGTTCGTATGCGCCCTGGGATGTATATCGGTTCAACCTCATCAGAAGGGCTTCACCACCTTGTTTGGGAGATTGTGGACAACTCTATTGACGAGGCGCTAGCAGGTTTTGCGACCCATATTGAAGTGATTATCGAGCCAGATGATTCCATTACCGTTATCGATGATGGGCGTGGGATTCCTGTTGATATTCAAGAAAAAACAGGGCGTCCTGCTGTCGAGACAGTCTTTACCGTGCTTCACGCTGGTGGTAAGTTTGGCGGAGGCGGCTACAAGGTTTCTGGTGGTCTACACGGTGTTGGCTCCTCTGTTGTCAATGCCCTCTCAACGCAGTTGGATGTAAGGGTCTATAAAAACGGGCATATTCATTTCCAAGAGTATAGACGAGGTCAAGTAGTGGCAGACTTAGCTGTCATCGGTGAGACAGACCGCACAGGGACAACTGTGCACTTCACACCAGACAGTGCTATTTTCACAGAAACCACTACCTATGACTTTGATAAGCTAGCCAAGCGTGTACAAGAGCTTGCCTTTTTGAACCGTGGGCTTAGGATTTCCATTACCGATAAGCGAGAAGGTAAAGAGCAAACCAAGTCTTTCCACTACGAAGGTGGGATTGCTTCTTACGTTTCCTTTATCAATGAAAATAAAGAGCTCATATTTAAAGACCCTATCTATACAGATGGTGAGATGGATGGTATCACTGTGGAAGTGGCGATGCAGTACACAACTAGCTATCATGAGACCATCATGAGCTTTGCCAATAACATCCATACCCATGAGGGGGGAACACACGAGCAAGGCTTTAGAACTGCTCTGACACGTGTCATCAATGACTACGCTAAGAAAAATAAACTGCTCAAAGAAAACGATGACAACTTGACCGGTGAGGATGTCCGAGAGGGCTTGACAGCTGTTATTTCTGTTAAACACCCCAACCCACAATTTGAAGGGCAAACCAAGACCAAGCTGGGCAATTCAGAAGTGGTGAAAATCACCAATCGCCTCTTTAGCGATGCCTTTAGCCGTTTTCTCCTTGAAAATCCTCAGATTGCTAAGAAAATCGTTGAAAAGGGTATCCTTGCTTCCAAAGCTCGTATCGCAGCTAAGCGTGCTCGTGAAGTGACTCGCAAAAAGTCAGGTCTTGAGATTTCAAACCTACCAGGAAAGCTAGCAGACTGTTCATCAAACGATGCCAGTCAAAATGAACTTTTCATCGTTGAGGGGGATTCAGCGGGCGGTTCAGCCAAGTCTGGACGTAATCGTGAGTTTCAGGCGATTTTACCTATTCGTGGGAAAATTCTCAACGTCGAAAAAGCTAGCATGGATAAGATTTTGGCAAATGATGAAATCAGAAGTCTCTTTACAGCTATGGGAACAGGCTTTGGTGCAGACTTTGACGTTTCAAAGGCACGCTACCACAAGCTGGTCATCATGACCGATGCCGATGTCGATGGGGCTCATATCCGTACCCTTCTCTTGACGCTTATCTATCGTTTTATGCGCCCTGTGCTTGAGGCTGGCTACGTCTACATCGCCCAACCACCGATTTATGGGGTTAAGGTCGGCAGTGAAATTAAAGAGTATATCCAACCAGGAGGTAACCAAGAGCAAGAGTTGCAGGCTGCGATTGAGCGCTACAGCAGTGGTCGCTCAAAACCAACTGTTCAGCGCTACAAAGGTCTTGGTGAGATGGATGACCACCAACTCTGGGCAACGACTATGGATCCAGAGCACCGCTTGATGGCACGTGTCTCTGTAGATGATGCGGCAGAAGCGGACAAAATTTTTGATATGCTGATGGGGGATCGTGTAGAGCCACGCCGTGAGTTTATCGAGGAAAATGCTGTTTACAGTACCCTTGATATTTAA
- a CDS encoding HAD-IA family hydrolase produces the protein MHYDDYIWDLGGTLLDNYELSTQAFIKALEHFGLSASHDEVYHYLKQSTAAAIAHFAPKENNFLQVYKADEAKRLEHPILFSGAKEVLAKIVASGGRNFLVSHRDKQVLSLLEKTGISGYFTEVVTSESGFARKPDPESMLYLKEKYHITNGIVIGDRKIDCQAGEAAGFATLLVDGKKSLMEIVK, from the coding sequence ATGCATTACGACGATTATATCTGGGATTTGGGCGGTACGCTGTTGGATAATTACGAGTTGTCAACACAAGCCTTTATCAAAGCTCTAGAGCATTTTGGCTTGAGCGCCTCTCATGATGAAGTGTATCATTATCTTAAGCAGTCTACAGCAGCGGCGATTGCCCATTTTGCCCCAAAAGAAAACAATTTTTTACAAGTTTACAAGGCAGACGAGGCAAAGCGCTTAGAGCATCCGATTTTATTTTCGGGTGCAAAGGAAGTTCTTGCTAAGATTGTAGCCTCTGGTGGGCGCAATTTTTTAGTCTCACACCGTGATAAGCAAGTGCTCTCTTTGCTGGAAAAGACAGGTATCTCAGGCTATTTTACAGAAGTGGTTACGTCTGAGAGTGGTTTTGCTAGAAAGCCAGATCCTGAGAGTATGCTGTATTTGAAGGAAAAATACCACATAACAAATGGTATTGTGATTGGGGACCGCAAGATTGACTGTCAAGCTGGAGAAGCGGCAGGCTTTGCGACCTTATTGGTTGATGGAAAAAAATCCTTGATGGAGATAGTAAAATAA
- a CDS encoding IS30 family transposase has product MSTNHSTKKSLYSHLSASERGEISAYLKMGKTPSEIARLLGRHRSTISREIKRGSVSQVQDKNGKRIYSTVYFPDSGQRVYEINRRKSAYHKLSYCSQTFFKELEKALKTKPRCHSVDSFVQTYREKHPLEVIPSTKTVYRYIKDGLLRVKPIDLPKMVCIRKRSKVTPKATTKILGKSIEERPETITNRSEFGHWEIDLVLGKKTKGEAVVMTLVERQTRFAIAVKLANKQAETINRAVKSLLSQYPIRSITSDNGSEFSSLSDLKGVEVYFAHPYASHERGTNENFNGLLREFLPKGVSLNSLTTEELNHYVSAINDRPRRLHKYKTANILFGLAQTA; this is encoded by the coding sequence ATGTCCACTAATCATTCTACCAAAAAATCGTTATATTCACACCTTTCAGCCTCTGAACGCGGAGAAATCAGCGCCTATCTCAAGATGGGCAAGACCCCCTCTGAGATTGCTCGTCTGCTTGGGCGTCATCGCTCAACCATCAGTCGTGAAATCAAACGAGGAAGTGTTTCTCAGGTTCAAGATAAGAACGGGAAACGAATCTACTCAACGGTTTACTTTCCAGATAGTGGTCAACGTGTTTATGAAATCAATCGTCGAAAAAGTGCCTATCATAAACTATCATACTGCTCCCAGACCTTCTTCAAGGAACTTGAGAAAGCCCTGAAAACGAAACCTCGTTGTCACAGTGTTGATAGCTTTGTTCAAACTTACCGAGAAAAACATCCACTGGAAGTTATCCCTTCCACCAAGACAGTGTATCGGTACATCAAAGACGGACTGTTGAGGGTTAAACCGATTGATTTACCTAAGATGGTGTGCATCCGAAAACGGTCTAAAGTAACGCCTAAGGCCACGACGAAAATCTTAGGAAAATCCATTGAAGAACGTCCAGAAACTATTACTAATCGCTCTGAATTTGGACATTGGGAGATTGATTTGGTTCTTGGCAAGAAGACCAAAGGGGAAGCTGTTGTCATGACTCTAGTAGAGCGTCAAACACGATTTGCCATCGCTGTAAAACTGGCTAATAAACAAGCAGAAACCATCAATAGGGCTGTTAAGAGCTTACTATCGCAGTACCCTATTCGCTCCATCACATCGGACAATGGCTCAGAGTTCAGTAGCTTGTCAGACTTAAAAGGTGTGGAAGTCTATTTTGCCCATCCTTATGCTTCTCATGAAAGAGGAACAAATGAAAATTTCAATGGTCTCTTGAGAGAGTTTCTCCCAAAAGGTGTCTCTCTTAACTCACTAACGACAGAAGAACTCAATCACTACGTCTCTGCTATCAATGACAGACCTAGACGACTTCACAAGTATAAAACCGCAAATATTTTGTTTGGGCTAGCCCAAACAGCTTAA